One genomic window of Chitinophagaceae bacterium includes the following:
- a CDS encoding bifunctional UDP-3-O-[3-hydroxymyristoyl] N-acetylglucosamine deacetylase/3-hydroxyacyl-ACP dehydratase has translation MGVFQQTLSKSFTLSGVGVHTGQSVNLTVRPAPGNHGYIFKRMDVEGEPTVKADVDLVVEVARGTTLMQHGVKVSTVEHLLAALVGTEVDNALIELDAQEVPIMDGSSLMFVEAILDAGVEEQTNFRKEYFCLPKNISFRDEQKNVEMVAIPADEYQLTVMIDYNSPVLGPQHAMVDHISQFKKEIAEARTFCFLHEIESLVDNNLIRGGSLDNALVIVDHKIEDARLKKLAGLFNREDIEVEEGYLNNVALRFNNEPARHKLLDVVGDLALIGTPIKARILATRPGHSTNIAFAKKIKSFIKESKAMKDIPVYDPNLPPIYDIRKIERSLPHKYPFLLIDKIIEISDQHVVGVKNVTFNENFFQGHFPGNPVMPGVLQIEAMAQTGGILVLNTVEDPEHWDTYFLKIDNARFKNKVVPGDTMILRLELLSPIRRGLCEMRGVVYVGNKVVTEADLVAKIVRKELQVS, from the coding sequence ATGGGAGTATTTCAACAGACATTAAGCAAATCATTCACTCTTTCAGGAGTTGGTGTACATACAGGACAAAGTGTAAATCTTACGGTGCGGCCTGCGCCAGGCAATCACGGGTATATTTTTAAACGGATGGATGTGGAAGGCGAACCTACCGTGAAGGCTGATGTTGACCTGGTAGTGGAGGTAGCACGTGGCACCACGTTAATGCAACATGGAGTGAAAGTGAGCACCGTTGAGCATTTGCTTGCCGCACTTGTAGGAACGGAAGTTGACAATGCGCTCATTGAACTCGATGCGCAGGAAGTTCCCATCATGGATGGCAGTTCGCTCATGTTCGTTGAAGCGATCCTGGATGCAGGAGTCGAAGAACAAACCAATTTCAGAAAAGAATATTTCTGTCTTCCTAAAAACATCAGCTTCCGCGACGAACAAAAGAATGTGGAAATGGTTGCTATTCCTGCTGATGAATACCAACTGACAGTGATGATTGATTATAACTCTCCTGTGCTCGGACCGCAGCATGCGATGGTGGATCATATCAGTCAGTTCAAAAAAGAAATTGCAGAAGCGCGTACCTTTTGCTTTCTGCATGAGATAGAATCATTGGTTGACAATAACCTCATCCGTGGAGGTTCACTGGATAATGCATTGGTGATTGTTGATCATAAGATTGAAGATGCCAGGCTAAAAAAACTGGCAGGCCTTTTTAACCGCGAAGACATTGAAGTGGAAGAAGGTTACCTTAACAATGTAGCGCTTCGTTTCAACAATGAACCTGCGCGCCATAAATTACTCGATGTAGTGGGCGACCTGGCACTGATTGGTACACCAATCAAAGCAAGAATTCTTGCAACAAGGCCGGGACATTCTACAAATATTGCATTTGCAAAAAAAATCAAAAGCTTTATCAAGGAATCAAAAGCCATGAAAGATATTCCTGTCTACGATCCTAACCTTCCGCCTATTTATGATATCCGGAAAATAGAGCGATCGTTACCGCATAAATATCCGTTCCTGCTCATTGATAAAATCATTGAGATCAGCGACCAACATGTAGTCGGCGTAAAAAATGTCACCTTCAACGAAAATTTCTTCCAGGGACATTTTCCGGGTAATCCGGTAATGCCGGGAGTTTTACAAATTGAAGCCATGGCGCAAACCGGTGGCATACTTGTGCTGAATACAGTGGAAGATCCTGAACATTGGGACACCTATTTTCTTAAAATAGACAACGCCCGGTTTAAAAATAAAGTGGTTCCCGGAGATACCATGATTCTCAGACTCGAATTGTTGAGTCCCATCCGACGTGGACTTTGTGAGATGAGGGGTGTTGTGTATGTTGGCAACAAAGTGGTGACCGAAGCAGATCTGGTTGCCAAAATCGTACGTA